Genomic segment of Pseudomonas iranensis:
CGGCGACCCACAGCCACAACACACTGGCGATGCCCGCGACCCAGCCGAGCACCATGCCGCCCACCGCCAACACCGCCCAGAGGCCGGTCTTGATGAAGAACAGCAGAGCTCCGGCGGTGGCTTTCTGCGCGGAAAACACGAAGGAATTGATTTCGAACGACAGGTGCTCGGTGAGCAGCACCAGGGTCACGCACAGGATCAACGTGGCGGTCGCTTCCACCGACTGGAACAGCGAATAGATCAGCACGGTCAGTATCGACAACAACAGCCCCACCGCCAGATACAGCAGCAGAACCTTGTCGACCACCCGCCGCGAACTGCCGCCGACGCTGATCAGCCGGTTGATTTCGGAACTGAAGCCGACGCTGTAGAACTTCGATGCGATCAGCGAAGCCGCGACCACCACACCGTAAAAACCCAGCGCCTCGTAACCGAGGTAATGGGTGATGGCCAACACCAGCAAGAACTTCGCGCCCAAGGCTCCGCCGCGAAGCAACAGCCGAAATATCATCGAACGACACCCTTGATGATTTCGTCCATGGCCACGGTTTTCGCTTCGATTTCGCGGCAAGTGTCGGTCAGGCGCTTGCCGAAATCCGCCAAGGCATTGGGCGCGTAGACGGTGTTGATGATGGTGTCGACGTCGATGTCGCCGCCGTTGATCACCCAGTCGTCGACGCCCATGTCCTGATAGGCGCCAAAGCCTTTGCGCTCGTAGCTGATGTGATACGCCGGCACGCCGGAGAGCAGCGATTCGATGGCGCCGTGCAGACGCACCGAGATCACCAGGTCCGGTTGGTACTTGGCGATGGTTGCCTTAAGCGACAGCAGGTCTTCGTTGATGCCCAGCTCGCGGTAGAACGCGCCGTCATCGTTGCCACGTACGGCGCTTTGCACGGCACAGACCACTTTGCTTTTGTTCTTCAGACGCTGCAGCAGCAGTTTCAGATTGGCCACGTAAGCGACCTTCTTCTCTTTGCTCCACTCCGGCGGCTTGCGCAGCACCACGCACACCGTCGCCGGCGAAGCGGCGCAGCGGGTGAATTTCGGTTGCTGAAGAATCTTGCTCGCCAGCGACTGCACGGCCAGATCCGGCGCGCGGTAGACGTTTTCGCAAGCATCGAAAATCGCCGAGGAACGGTTGTCACGCACGAACACCGCATCGGCGCTGGCGTAGTGCTCGACAATCTTGCTGCTCTCGCCGTGGAACGGGCCGATGCTCTGCGGCAGGTACACCGACGGCACTTTGCTGAGAATCGCGGTTTCCAGTTGCTTGGCATGGCCGAGCTTCAGCTTGATGTGCTCGAAGGCGCTTTTCGAACGCATGTAACCGCCGCCGACACCGACGATCAGATCGGTCTTCTTCAGCAGATCGGCGAGCCCGGCGTAGGACTGATTGAGAAACACCGCTTGCTTGACCCGGCCCAGACCTTTGGCCGCCATCACCGGCGCATCGAAACGCGGGTGCGGCAGATAGTTGAACGACTCAGGGTCGGACGCCACGACACTGATCGCGGTGTCGTCACCGAAGTTACGCTGCACCAGAGCAATGGCCAGATCGACGAGCAGACCGTCACCGGAGTTGGACGCACTGTAGCCATGCAAAATCGTTACGTTCATAAGCTTGAGTTCTACTTAATAAGTGGGAGCGTGATACAGGTCGTAGGTCTGGCGGATCATCAACGCGGCGCTGAAGCGTTCGCGGACAATACTCCGGCCTTCATTGCCAAGGTCGAGCAGGCGCGGCTTCTGGATGATCGTCAACACGTCGGCCAGCGCCTGGTGATCGCCGGACGGAAAGACGTAGCCGGAGACTTCGTTGGTGACCAGTTCCGGCAGCGAGGTGCAGTTGCTGGCGATCACCGGCAGTCCCATGGCCATGCCTTCCAGCGGCACCATGGCAAAGCCTTCCCAGCGACTCGGCACGATCAGCGCATCGGCTTTCTGATACAGCGCCTGCACTTCACTCGGCGTCACCCAAGGCAGGTACTCGACCGAATCCATCGGCGGGCACTCGACCGAGTCCTCATTGACCGCACTGCCAACCACCGTCAGTTTGAGGTCGTTGCGATTGACCTTGGCGTAGGCCTTGAGCAGGACGTCGAAGCCTTTCTGGTAATCCAGGCGCCCGACGAACAGCAGATGAATCGGCTCGGCGCCAGCGCTTTTCGGTGCGTCATCCTTGTGATGAATGCCGTTGTAGATCAGCTTCATGCGCTTGCGCTCGATGCCGAAACGCGCGGCTTTATCCAGCTCGTACTGGCTGACGCAGATGATCACGTCGGTGACTTTCTGCAGCACCCGCTCGATCCACGCATAGACCTTCTGCTTGGTCGGCGAGCTTTCCATCAAGAACGAAAACGCGTGCGGGCAGTAGACGATTTTCGGCTTGCGCCATGGTCGCAACAGCACGCACACCACACGGCCGATCACCCCGGAAAAGGTGCTGTGCAAATGCACCACGTCGGGCTTTTCCTTGAGCAGCACCTGGCTCAGACGCCAGGCGAAACGCAGCAGCGATGGCACGTTGCGACCGCTGCGCGGGAATGTGCGCACTTGTTGCGGGGCGATGCCGTGCAGCTCCTTGGCCTGATCCTCGGGCACCAGATAGACCAGTTGATAATTCGCCGCGTCATCTTCGGGGGATGCCGAGATCGTGCGGATCACCGTCGCCACGCCACCTTTGATGGTCTCTGCCACGTGCAGTATTTTTTTCACAACTCACCCACTTCAAACAGGAAAGAACAATCGGCAACCATCAGGATTTGTCGGACGCGTATTCGTAGTTGTAATAGCCAGTGCCGCCGTAATAGCTGGCCGCACGCTTCTCGACGCCGTTGAACACCGCGCCTTTCAGCTCGATACCGTTTTGGGCGAAGCGGCGAATGGTCAGTTCGATCTCTTTGGCCGGGTTCACGCCGAAGCGGGTGACGATCAGGCTGATGCCGGCTTCGCGACCGACGATGGCAGCATCGGTCACCGCCAGCAGTGGCGGCGTGTCGATGATCACCAAGTCGTAGCGCTCGCTGAGTTCTGCCAGCAGTTCGCGGAAGTTGGCGTGCATCAGCAGCTCGGAAGGATTGGGCGGCACCTGTCCCCGGCTGATGAAGTGCAGGTTGTCGACTTCGACTTTGTTGATCGCCTGCTCAAGGGTGCAGCGCTTGACCAGCAGGTCGGACAGCCCGTTGCTGATCGGGGTGTTGAGGGTTTTGTGCAGGTGCCCTTTGCGCATGTCGGCATCGATCAGCACCACGCGCTGGCCGCTGAGGGCCATGACCGCCGCAAGGTTGGACGAGACGAAGGTCTTGCCGACCTGTGGGCTCGGCCCGGAAATCATGATGCGGTTGTTGGTCGAATCGAGCCCGGCAAAGTGCAGGCAGGTGCGCAGGCTGCGGATCGATTCGATCGACAGATCGGTCGGGTTGCGCAGCGCCAGCAGGTACGCCGGCTTGTCGACGCCATCGCGGGCGCGGCCCTTTTTGTTGTCCTCTTCTTCCTGCAAGGCACTGTAGGGAATCGACGCATAAACCGGCAGGCCCAACTGCTCGATGCCTTCCGGGCCTTCAAGGCCTCGGCTGAGGGATTTGCGCAGCAGCACCAGCGCCACGCCGACAAACGCGCCGAGCAATGTCGCGATCAGCACGATCAGTGGTTTCTTCGGTTTGATCGGATTGGTCAGGTCGACATCGGCAGTGTCGATCAGGCGCACGTTGCCGACGGCCCCGGCGCGTACGATGTCGAGTTCTTGGGATTTGTTCAGCAACTGCGTGTAGATCTGCGAAGCCACCTCGACGTCGCGGGTCAGGTTGAGCAATTCCTGCTGAGTAGCCGGCAAGTCCTGAACCTTGCCCTCGAGGGATTTCTGCTGCTGGGTCAATTCGCCGATCTGCGTCATCAAGGCGCGATAGGCCGGGTGCTGTTTGGTGAACTTGCGATCGAGTTCGGCCTGCTGCATTTTCAGCTCGGAGATGCGCGTTTCCAGCGCCACCGACTGGCCCAGCACCGACTGGGTTTCCAGCGAGATGTTCACGGTCTTGCCGTGGGTCTGGTAGGCATTCAAGGCGTCGCTGGCCTTGGCCAGATCACGCTTGACCTGGGGCAACTGGCTTTGCAGAAACGCGAGGCTCTGCGCGGCTTCCGCCGAAGTTCGGCGCACGTTTTGCTCGACATAGAGCGAGGCGATCTTGTTGAGGATCTTCACCGCCTCGGCCGCGTCCGAGCTGGCCAGCGCCAGACGAATGATCCCCGACTCCTTGCCCTGTTCGGAGATATCCAGCGCGTCCTGATAGCCCTGAATGGTCACGATGCGTGGATTGCGCACCACCTGAAAGCGCGTGCCGGGGTTGGCCGACAAGTGCGCGATCTGCCCTTCTACGCCGTCGTTGGCAAACGCTTCGCCGGCCACGCCTTCGGCGAGCAGATTGTCGTTTTCATCGAACAGCTGAAAACGCTGCTGCTCGCCGGCGATCAGGGTGAGTTTCTTGCCGAGCAGGTCCTTCGGCAATTGCAGCCGGTTGAACTCCAGACGCTCGCCACCCCAGGCGTAACTGTTCAAACCGAAACGCGGCGGCGCGACGCTGGTCTCGCTGTCTCCGCGATAGCGCCGCGAAAGAAAGCCGCCGAGCAACGGGAACGTGTTGGGGGTGACGTCGATATCCAGGCGCAGGTCGTCAACGGTTTTGCCGATCACCGCGCGGGATTTGATGATGCCGATTTCGGTCACCGACGGCGATTGCCCACCGAGCATGCTGTTGAGGTCGGAGAAACCGAGCATGTCGTTCTTTTTCGGTTCGACCTGCACCAGCGCGTTCGCCAGGTACACCGGCGTCGCCAGAACCGCATAGGCGACGCCGGTGACCATGAAGGCACCGGTCAGCGCGCCGATCAGCCACTTCTGGTCGATCAGGCTGCCGAAGATGCCGAGCAGATCAATACTGTCTTGATCATTGTCGCGGGTGCCGATTACGGACGGTAACTGCATAAGTCTGTTCTTACCATTTACTGTTCTGAAGAAGATTCATCAATGCCCGAGACGCTTTGCCCATGAACTAACAGCATCTTCAATCAATGCGTGGGCATGAATAAACGCGGCTTTGCCTTGACGATACGGATCATGTATTTCGCGCTCGCTCTGCCACTTGCCGAGCAGAAACACTTTGCCTCGGGCGTGCGAGGCAATCTTCAGCACTTGATTGACGTGGGCCTTTTCCATGACCAGGATCAGGTCCGAGTCATTGACGATGTCCGAAGTCAGTTGCCGCGCCTTGAAGGCCTCGGCGCAATGCCCGTGCTCTTCGAGAATCTGCCGCGCCGAGGCTTCCACGCCCTCGCCCACGCGGGCGGACAGGCCGGCAGAGGACACGGTGATGGCGGAGGGGCCCAGCGCGTTGCGCAGCAGCAGTTCAGCCGTCGGACTTCGGCATATATTGCCCACGCAGACAACGAGGATCTTTTTGAACAAGTCTTGCTTTCCTGTGTAATATCAAACAGCCAACATGCCGTGAAAATTAATGAACCCTCACGACTTTCCTGCACTCAGAAATAGCTTCGCCCTGTTAGTACAGGAACATTAAGTACCACAGCGTTTTAAGCCGCCCCAACCACAATTAGCGGACTAAAAATAACTGTGATTTTCAGTTGCTGTTTTCCTGACAAAAAATAACATTTGCGCACTTAGTGCCATCACCGTTATCGGAAATTGAGTAACGGGATAAATATTCGTAGTTGTCATTCTCTTCAGGAGAGCAGACATGAAAACAGCACAGCGCAATACACTCGCCGCCCTCGCCCTGATGGCGCTCGGTGCCACCAGCCAGGGTCACGCCAGTGAGCTGTTCCCCAACCTTCCAGCGAAAACCATTGGCGTGCAGGTGAAAATTCAGAGCTTCACCGCCGCCGATGCCGCGCAAATCAAGGCCGCAGGCTTCAGCTTTGTGCGCTTCGGCGTGTGGAGTGACAGCCTCACCGCCAAGACGTATCAGAAACAGGTCAGCGACGCCTTCGCCGCCGCCGCTTCCGCCGGCCTGCCGGTGCTGCTGACGGTGCGCGCGATCAAGGCATTGCCGGCCACGTCGCCGGAGGAGCTGGACGCCGCCGGCGGTAAGTTCGCCAACACCGTGACCGGGCTGGAAAAAACCTGGAGTTCACAATTGGTAGCGATCGAAATATGGAACGAACCGGACCTGGAAACCTATTGGCCGACGCGCAATTTCGATACCACCTTCGTGCCGTTCATGGCCGGCATGTGCAAGGCCTTCGAAGGTCAGCCGCAGACGACGCCACGGGTCGGCTTCGGCTTCGCCCGGCCGCCAAGCGCGGGCTCGGCGTCGACGGTGGCGATGAAAAGTATCGTCAGCGATTACCCCAAGTGCCTGAACGCCGTGTCCTATCACCCTTACGGCATGACCGCCACGCAGATCAGCAACGCACAGACCTTCATCCAGCAGAACTTCAATCTGCCGGGGGTCATCAGTGAATGGGGTGTTTCGGCCCTCGCCTCCAACGGTGGTCCTGAGGGGCAAGCAACCAAGATCAACGCGTTTATTACCGACGTTAAACGCCTCAATATTCCCCTGACCTCTATCTATGAATGGCGGAACAGTGAGTCGGGCAGCAACGATCGCGAGAAGAACTTCGGCTTTATCACCTCTGACGGCCAGCCAAAACCGGCGCGCTTGTCGGTAGAAGGTCTGTTGAACGCTGAGTAGGCATTGGGCAACCGGTCTGTTCACAGGTCGGTTGCTTTGAACCTGTGGGCTGTTTTGGCATCGTATTCAGCGACACCGCGCCCCACCTTTCAAACAATCGTTTTCAGGTTGTTGCCGCAGGGGCCATCGATCCACGAATGCACCCTTGAGCGCCCGTCAGCGCTCGGGTAATGTCTTCAGACCCATAGGATAGAGCACGCCCATGACTTCCAAGCTGGAACAACTCAAACAGTTCACCACCGTGGTTGCCGACACTGGCGACTTCGAAGCGATCGCCAGAGTCAAACCGACCGATGCCACCACCAACCCTTCCCTGCTGCTCAAGGCTTCGGCCATTCACGGTTACGCCGAACTGCTGAACGATTGCGTTCGCGACTGCAAGGGCGATGTCGGCCTGGCCAGCGACCGTTTCGGCGTCGCAGTGGGCAAGGAAATTCTCAACGTGGTTCCGGGCCGCATCTCCACCGAAGTGGATGCGCGCCTGTCCTTCGACCAGGATGCGATCCTCAAGCGTGCGCATCGTCTGATCGAGCTGTACGACAAGGCCGGCGTCGGCCGCGACCGCGTGCTGATCAAGATCGCCTCGACCTGGGAAGGCATCCGTGCCGCCGAGATCCTCGAGAAGGAAGGCATCCAGACCAACCTGACCCTGCTGTTTTCCTTCGCCCAGGCCGCCGCCTGCGCCGACGCCGGGGTGTTCCTGATTTCGCCGTTCGTGGGCCGTATCTACGACTGGTACAAGAAAGCCAACGGCAACGACTACACCGGCGCTGATGATCCGGGCGTGCAGTCGGTGACGCGCATCTACAACTACTACAAGGCCAACGACTACAAGACCGTGGTCATGGGCGCCAGCTTCCGTAACATCAACCAGATCGAACAACTGGCTGGCTGTGATCGCCTGACCATCAGCCCGGAACTGCTGGAGAAGCTCGCCGCCGACACCGGCAAGCTGGAACGCAAACTGGCGCCGGGCAATGCCGGTGAAGCACGCCTGAGCCTCAACGAAGCGCAATTCCGCTGGTTGTCCAACGAAGACGCAATGGCCACCGAGAAACTGGCTGAAGGCATCCGTCAGTTCGCCCGCGATCAGGAAAAACTGGAAGCATTGCTGCAGGCCAAGCTCTGATTTGATTTGTAGAATGCAAAAAGGGCGAACCTGTGAGGGTTCGCCCTTTTTCATTTTGCCTGCACTGATAAATGTATCGACCGACCCGACGCCATCGCGGGCAAGCCCGCTCCCACAGGGTATGTGGAGAACCCAAGTTTGAGGTTTCACGCGATCATTGTGGGAGCGGGCTTGCCCGCGATGAGGCCAGCCCAGACACCATCAATTCATGAGGTCAGTGTCTTTCCAGGGCATTGACCAGATCATGAAACGCTTCCCGATTGGAATCGTTCAGGCCCATGAGAATCTTGTGCGCTTCCAGCACCTTGATTCGCACCACTTCTTCGGACTGGTCCTGATCCGGCAGGTCGTCCAGGCACTCCGGGCACGGCACCGGGTGGTTGACGATGTTGAACACCTGCTCGAAGCCCATCGATTGCAGCAGACGGGTGATGTCTTCGTGGGTGGTGACAACCGTCGGCAACAGGCCGACCTTCTGCCGCGACAGGATCGACAGTTTGGCCAGCAGGCCCAAGGTGGTGCTGTCGATGCTGCGGGTTTCGGTCAAATCGATCACGATCGCGTTGAAATTCAGCGCGGTGAAGATTTTCTCAATAGTCGCATCCAACGCCGAACACAGGGTCAGGCGAACTTCACCGACGAACTTCAGGACGAAGGTGCCGTCCTGCTCGGCGAACTGGATTCTACCGGTACTCATTAAAGATTCCTGCTCAACACCAACAGGGCGATATCATCCGGCATCTCCCCTAGCGTGGCCAAACCAAACACTTGCCGCAGACCATCCAGGCTGCCGCCCGCTGACTTCACCCGTTCGGGCAAAGCAGCCTCTTTTTCTTTGAGCGTTGCTTCCGGCAAAAGGTCCAGAATGCCATCAGACATCAGCGTCAGGCTGAACGTCGGCGGCAGCTCAAGCACGTGGTCTTCGTAAGTGGCTTCATTGAAAAGCCCCACCGGCAGACCACGGCCTTCGAGATAACGAACACTGTCAGGCGTGTACAACACAGGCAAAGGCAGATGGCCGCCAATGCTATAGGTCAACAAACCGGTCTCCTCGTCGATGACTCCACCGACCATTGTGACGTGTTTACCCAGCTTACAACTGATCAGTCCCCGGTTGATATGACCGAGCACTTCCGAAGGCTTGAACTCCGGCAAGGTACCGCTGCGTTTCGACTCGAAGAGCAAACGCGTGGTCATGAACTTCAGCAGCACCGTGACGAAGGCTGATGACG
This window contains:
- a CDS encoding polysaccharide pyruvyl transferase family protein; this translates as MNVTILHGYSASNSGDGLLVDLAIALVQRNFGDDTAISVVASDPESFNYLPHPRFDAPVMAAKGLGRVKQAVFLNQSYAGLADLLKKTDLIVGVGGGYMRSKSAFEHIKLKLGHAKQLETAILSKVPSVYLPQSIGPFHGESSKIVEHYASADAVFVRDNRSSAIFDACENVYRAPDLAVQSLASKILQQPKFTRCAASPATVCVVLRKPPEWSKEKKVAYVANLKLLLQRLKNKSKVVCAVQSAVRGNDDGAFYRELGINEDLLSLKATIAKYQPDLVISVRLHGAIESLLSGVPAYHISYERKGFGAYQDMGVDDWVINGGDIDVDTIINTVYAPNALADFGKRLTDTCREIEAKTVAMDEIIKGVVR
- a CDS encoding glycosyltransferase: MKKILHVAETIKGGVATVIRTISASPEDDAANYQLVYLVPEDQAKELHGIAPQQVRTFPRSGRNVPSLLRFAWRLSQVLLKEKPDVVHLHSTFSGVIGRVVCVLLRPWRKPKIVYCPHAFSFLMESSPTKQKVYAWIERVLQKVTDVIICVSQYELDKAARFGIERKRMKLIYNGIHHKDDAPKSAGAEPIHLLFVGRLDYQKGFDVLLKAYAKVNRNDLKLTVVGSAVNEDSVECPPMDSVEYLPWVTPSEVQALYQKADALIVPSRWEGFAMVPLEGMAMGLPVIASNCTSLPELVTNEVSGYVFPSGDHQALADVLTIIQKPRLLDLGNEGRSIVRERFSAALMIRQTYDLYHAPTY
- a CDS encoding polysaccharide biosynthesis tyrosine autokinase; translation: MQLPSVIGTRDNDQDSIDLLGIFGSLIDQKWLIGALTGAFMVTGVAYAVLATPVYLANALVQVEPKKNDMLGFSDLNSMLGGQSPSVTEIGIIKSRAVIGKTVDDLRLDIDVTPNTFPLLGGFLSRRYRGDSETSVAPPRFGLNSYAWGGERLEFNRLQLPKDLLGKKLTLIAGEQQRFQLFDENDNLLAEGVAGEAFANDGVEGQIAHLSANPGTRFQVVRNPRIVTIQGYQDALDISEQGKESGIIRLALASSDAAEAVKILNKIASLYVEQNVRRTSAEAAQSLAFLQSQLPQVKRDLAKASDALNAYQTHGKTVNISLETQSVLGQSVALETRISELKMQQAELDRKFTKQHPAYRALMTQIGELTQQQKSLEGKVQDLPATQQELLNLTRDVEVASQIYTQLLNKSQELDIVRAGAVGNVRLIDTADVDLTNPIKPKKPLIVLIATLLGAFVGVALVLLRKSLSRGLEGPEGIEQLGLPVYASIPYSALQEEEDNKKGRARDGVDKPAYLLALRNPTDLSIESIRSLRTCLHFAGLDSTNNRIMISGPSPQVGKTFVSSNLAAVMALSGQRVVLIDADMRKGHLHKTLNTPISNGLSDLLVKRCTLEQAINKVEVDNLHFISRGQVPPNPSELLMHANFRELLAELSERYDLVIIDTPPLLAVTDAAIVGREAGISLIVTRFGVNPAKEIELTIRRFAQNGIELKGAVFNGVEKRAASYYGGTGYYNYEYASDKS
- a CDS encoding low molecular weight protein-tyrosine-phosphatase; its protein translation is MFKKILVVCVGNICRSPTAELLLRNALGPSAITVSSAGLSARVGEGVEASARQILEEHGHCAEAFKARQLTSDIVNDSDLILVMEKAHVNQVLKIASHARGKVFLLGKWQSEREIHDPYRQGKAAFIHAHALIEDAVSSWAKRLGH
- a CDS encoding glycosyl hydrolase family 5; this translates as MKTAQRNTLAALALMALGATSQGHASELFPNLPAKTIGVQVKIQSFTAADAAQIKAAGFSFVRFGVWSDSLTAKTYQKQVSDAFAAAASAGLPVLLTVRAIKALPATSPEELDAAGGKFANTVTGLEKTWSSQLVAIEIWNEPDLETYWPTRNFDTTFVPFMAGMCKAFEGQPQTTPRVGFGFARPPSAGSASTVAMKSIVSDYPKCLNAVSYHPYGMTATQISNAQTFIQQNFNLPGVISEWGVSALASNGGPEGQATKINAFITDVKRLNIPLTSIYEWRNSESGSNDREKNFGFITSDGQPKPARLSVEGLLNAE
- the tal gene encoding transaldolase, with the protein product MTSKLEQLKQFTTVVADTGDFEAIARVKPTDATTNPSLLLKASAIHGYAELLNDCVRDCKGDVGLASDRFGVAVGKEILNVVPGRISTEVDARLSFDQDAILKRAHRLIELYDKAGVGRDRVLIKIASTWEGIRAAEILEKEGIQTNLTLLFSFAQAAACADAGVFLISPFVGRIYDWYKKANGNDYTGADDPGVQSVTRIYNYYKANDYKTVVMGASFRNINQIEQLAGCDRLTISPELLEKLAADTGKLERKLAPGNAGEARLSLNEAQFRWLSNEDAMATEKLAEGIRQFARDQEKLEALLQAKL
- the rssC gene encoding anti-sigma factor antagonist RssC, producing MSTGRIQFAEQDGTFVLKFVGEVRLTLCSALDATIEKIFTALNFNAIVIDLTETRSIDSTTLGLLAKLSILSRQKVGLLPTVVTTHEDITRLLQSMGFEQVFNIVNHPVPCPECLDDLPDQDQSEEVVRIKVLEAHKILMGLNDSNREAFHDLVNALERH